The genomic region GGaataaaacgaagaaaaatcAACTCGGAGATTGGAATTTGACCCAATGACTCGTTTAAAATTGCATTGTTTAAACTGTGCACctgtttcttttaatttttttcttgcagttttaggttatgttaaatgtcaaaaaaaatgtacaatattttgacgtttataatctcaaaaataaaaaggaagtcaaattagcttcttaaaaaaataactacttgataataaaaaatattaattatgatgagatttattttaattaatttaattttaattaaattcaaaaataaatttgaaacggaaaaatagaataaaattagaaaaattagattaataagaaattactCCTATTAAGTACtttatttgacgtttaaacgtcaaaaaataaaatgacaagtaaatctaaatctaaattatttgatttttaaataaggtttttttatgatttaagaagaataaaaggtaaaaaaaatgtgtccGGTGGATAGCATGGCTTTagccaacaaaaaaaatttagtagaCAAATCTAAATTGGTTTCGGAACTTCACCGAATCAACAAAGAAGAAAGAACCGACATCAGGCTCCTAAACAACGCGAAACAACGCTTCAAAAATCGCTACAACAAATTAGATTCGTTCGGGGGGACCGAAAAAAGCAGCAATGATGACCCCTCGGACGTTGTAATGTACGAAACTCACACCCCCGGGTTCTGTTATCGCAGAAACGGAGAGTGCCGAAGCACTCAAAGTTCAATCAAAAACACCGCTTTGGGATACAACGTACGATGTTTGCGGGGCTTaatcaaacattttaattaatttttttaaggatATTCACGGAATGGTTTTTTCCGACGACGAAGTGGATATTGACAAGATTTTGTGCCTACTTTTGTTGAGAGCACATTCAACGGAGACTTTATCGGCCCCGTCAAAGAATGAAAAACCCGGGAAAATACTCCAAAGGGATCAAAGCCCTTTAGAACGCCTCGTGGAGcgatcaaaaaagaaatatgtcGAGGATAAGATGATTAAGATGCTTCCTATTCATgttttaagtaataaaaatagcattaattaatattaattaattaattttgttttagctGTTAATCGAGGGAAATCTAACGATGTAATAAGAGATGGACGCTTGGCGGctcgattaataattaatgacaaattaaatcaattaattaaaagtgtGATGATGGCTCTGGATAACTCAAATagtgataaattaaaagaattaatcgCTAAAGCCCATAACaacgattatttaaaacacCTGATTTGTCACCCTGATATGCAAGACTTTATTAACAGCTTAAATGGGTTCAATGTTGTATCTTGTTGCGAATCCTTCCAAATGACCCCCCCTTTCAAGTGCATCCCaatcgaaattaaaataaaaaccgcaACTGGTTACGTAGAAAGCCTCGTTAATCAAATTAGAAGGAACATTTTTAAGCTCCCCATTAATTGTTGCTGGGAAAAAGggggaaataatttttttcaactctatTATAACCCGTTGGAGTGCCCTAAACGCACCGAAACGATCGATGGAAAtgaaaaagagattttttcGGAGAGATTAGATGAAACCCAGAAGCAATCTTCATCATTTGGGACAACGAGCAATCTTTTAAGCAGGCCCCAGTCGAGTGCTGGAAGATCCTCGATTACGGGAAGAACCGAGTCGATGGAATCAATCgatgatgaaaataataagattaatGAGAAACGTCGCAAATATAAAAATCCCgggaatattaataaaatgaatttggaTGAGGTTGCCGCTTATATcacgtaattaattttaacgtttaattttgaggttaatgaaGTCAAATTAAGTTccataaaacaatttaataagtATCTAATGTAActttgaaacgtcaatttgactTTTGgatttataacctcaaaataaaaaaaattattttttacattccAGAATAAAACATTGATTACAACTTCAACACTCGTACGAAAATGTGTACAACGTCGCGTTCgctttttgaatattaaaaagtgttttaaacTCGCGTCTCACGTTCAAAAAACTTCGCGTCGTTGaatatattattgtttaatttctttatttttatccaGGAAGAAGGCGAATAACGCGATACAAAAAGACCTAAAGAATctacaacaaattatttttcccATTCAGCAAGATCAGGAAAATATCCAAGAAGAATTGTCGAATTTCCAATTTATTCCACCGAAGGAAGAgataaaatatggaaaaaaaaggaaacaatATTCGTTGAAACAAACTACGTGCCCCGCGTGTTGTGAAAAGTGGAAAGTGCCTCTTCCGCCGCCGAAATCTTCGGTGATCAAAAAGAACGTTTTGCAAAAACAAGATGTAGCTCCGAGTGATAGTTCGCATCATTTATCGATGGTTTTAGAGAGGGAATTGCAATTTTGGAACCAATACAATACCAAATCAAGTCGTAGTATAATTAGTGCTTCGATGAAAATCGCACCGAAACGATTTTATAGAGCTAATGTAATCGAAATTATCGATTTGGACGAATTAGATTTGGCGAAAATTAGACAACAGATTCGCGAGAGGGAAACCGGGAAGAAACTCCAACAATTTCTTactcattaaaaattaaataaatttagaattttgggtttaagttatttaatattatttctatttagttaaaaaaaaaaaaataaacgtcaaacgtcaatttaacctctaaaaaataataaacgtcatttttttaaccttacttttttttggatattatataattttgggCCCCAGTAGTACACATAATTTTGGGTTGTCTTGATTCTGTGATATGGAATGATTTAGTTCTAATTCTATTTAGTGttattagttctacttttcgttcaataaaaatacacaatctaaagctgaataacaattaaaactaacactaagcctagatctagaaacatttggatttagccgttcgtttttcaagacggctaaacccgaatgattctagttgtaggtcgtATGTTAGGtttagtaacagtgctagtgtcaaactagaactaacactagaccgaaaactagaaacttgtgttagttctaatgatagtgtaaaactagaactaatgtGCGTTAGTTTAACTAACGTGCtagtttagccgtgcgtcgtcagtgtaaaactaaaacttacactagacctagaaagtatcgggtttagccgtgcgtctaaagaatatttctaggtctagtgttagttctagttttagttcaataaaaattggtgTCTCAATTGCTGTTACTtcaatatttaattctttggaaatttcgtttaaatcttaatttattaatttaaataagattaataaGTAATGAAGAAATCGAAGCGAACCGAAAAGAGCCGAGCGCGCTTCGTAAAACCACTACACAACCTGTTGAAGTCTTTTAAAGCAGTTTGTCGTAGAAAGCATACCGGATCGCGTTAAATCGCTTCAACTCGTCGAAATTATTCGATTTTAACCGTTTCCGGCGATAAAACATCCCAAATTcgcttaaaaaatataaatgcaAGTGCAATTAGTGCGAAATCGTTTCGATTTAGATTTTTAGTGccaatttttaagaatttaatcTGATGGTTGCCTACATGTTCTCGTTTAATTAGATATCGGAACCGATTGATTAAAAAGAactaaaaaggaaaatatttttttgtaccCGACGGATTTTTCTTTCTCCTTTATTTGAGGTGAGCACATTTTTATCATCCCTTTATACGATTAACGCGTGTGGGTTTGGAAAATTGGTAACAATAGCACGATAAATCCTATTTAGTATTCGAAACGTCTCTTTTGACGGGGTTATATTgcaaatttttgagttatgaatCGTTTTCGTTCGTTTACCTTCATTTATCTTCATTTACATccagttatatttatttatattcttttaatataacctaaaaatgaatCAATCAGATTTGAgtacacaaaaataatttggtaAATACTAGATCGCATTCCTTCGGATGGAGAGCGAAGTCAACCGGAGTTAACGGTAGTTTTGATCTTGAAACGTTCTCTTTGCGCGCGAGGAAAACGCcgctaaaaacattaataaattaaaagttaaatctaATGTTATTGAGGGGTTACCATGGTTACTTACTAGGGTTGtcacttttaaatttgacgtaaaacccaaattaatttgttttgaggttatttattcaattaataattttatttcgttttgaCCCAAATTTTTCTCTGGCAAATTGATGTGTGACCATGAAAcaacttatttaataaatttttcttcttaaatTTATCTCCGTTTATTAATCTTGCGTTCGCTTCTCGATGATTAGAAAGCGtggacaattttcgttttctttcaaacATACAGAACCAATCTgagacgacgacgacgaagaAGAAGTCGTTTTTAGCGCTCCTTTCACGTTCAATCGAACGTGCAAATCGTTTTCTCCACAATtaacgtttaaaaattaataaattaaatttatttttgttaccaACTGGAACTATGTCCGctgaaaagttatttattacttaacgGCTTCGGTTGCGGCGGCTCCACCACCAAAGTAGTTAATGTAAGAGCTTTTTGTTCGTGGGTTCTTAAACCAggaaattgttttctttttatattctttattatctttttctttcgaaaagtttattttgattaGGTTATGTGAAATGTAGAAAGACAAAACAAACATGTAaaagtcaaaaatttaaacgtcaagTTTGTaactatgaaaataaaaaagttactaAATCGTAACTGTCACTTTGAcaattcgaatttttaaattatttttttttgaattatgtttCTCTATAAAGAAGTCTTCTTGAACGGATGTCGACTGGTTCGCGCGAAACTAGTTGCGATTTTTCTCTCGCGCGAGAAGAGAAAATCagctcttcttcttcttcgtcttCTACTTTATCGTCTTCttctcctcctcctcctccccCGTATCTCTTTTCTCATTCCCATCCACGATATCCTTTCCGCCGGTTCTTTCCAACCTCatctatttcttcttttcttgaTTGTCGGCTCGTTCTTCTGCTGCTACCAATTAATCAGATAAGCTCGGCCCCGAAGGAGCCCCGTGTTCGAACAGAACCCCATTCATTTGCCTTCAATTTACAGATCTAATTGATTCAACGATTTAAAACGCACTTCCttttacaaaatcaattttttttgttaaaaaaaaatttttttgattcatgAAAAGAAGAATGGCGAGAAAAGGAGAGATAGATATAAAGACGCCGAAGGCTTGAAAACGTGGACTTGTTCTTGCAACGAAGTATGCTCAGACCGTACTCAAGCAATTTGAGAGCCAAAAACAGGGAcgtacttaaaaaaaaattcttttcaaataacTCCTAAAACAGCGAAATAAATCGGGGAATTCAgtttttaaaaccaatttttgagatttctCTTTGTTCAAAACCCCTTAAATGATTAGTTCGTTTGGAATTTGAAAAGGGCGTGTCACAAATTCAAAATACGGCCCTGTTTCGCTTCGCTACCTCAAAAGGAATGCTGCATACGTTGCGTGTCATATCTTTACGGAGAGGCCTTCGTCCGCTGCTCAACGCCATCCACACACACACACTCACTCACTCACTCActcacacacacacacacacagaTGTAGagagagaaagaaaataaaaaaaattgatttaaaaaaatgataaataaaaatttatgttcGTAATCATTagttaaaatgtttgaaaattagCTAACAACAACAATTGTATTACGTGAAAGTTTCACAACAATACAAACGTCGTTGTTGTTGCGTTACTCAGCACAGtctattgaaaaaaaaggaaaagaatgAGGCtaaggaaaaaaattaactcaatacACAATGGAGTTGGTTACGACAAATATTTTAGGGGTTTTCTTGTTTGGAAATGAATgaatcagaaaatttaattccacttcaatgaaattttcaaaaaaatcatcaaaataataagatttttgtaaaaatcaggaaattttaaccaaatttgatgtattacACCCCATATCcatcaataaatttacttttaaagaTATAAATGTCACTCTTAATTAGCGTTTTGTTTTCCGCTAtcttgaatttataaaaaaaaagatatctCGGGTACTATAACCCTTAGATACGTCGAGTTTATACTCATTTCAacccttttttaattttgaacccgaatattaacaatttttaattttcggccatcttggatttatttaaaactaaaaatcgaAATATCTAAGATAAAGTAACTAAGTAGGTCGTGcttgtattcattttaaaggatttttcttAAAGATTGAGAATATCACAACGTCTGATTGGATTAAGATCCCTGTATCTGAAGTGGCGTTCCTAAAGCACTTAGGTTGTTACACAATATCCAAGGATTCGTATTTTTGGCTgtacgtttttatttattttcctcTACAAAGAAGTTAATTATGCTGTCGAAGTGATTTCCATACTTAGAATAATGCTTggtttcgattttttaagagATACCGTATCATGTTGAAAGCGTAAAtcaaatagattttaaaatccCTCGAGCTTTATATCATACATCTTTTACAACGCATAATGAAAGATTTCTTCGAAAATTACacgctaaaaataaattcgcaacacaaaattgattcaaattaCTTACTTTCACCGTTAAAATATATCTCcattatttatgttataaatctcCGTAAtagaatgaattttaaatgtaacaattaacattttcttaattatttaccACGAAACATTCTGAATCGCGCAAAATCGAACTGAATTTAATCGCAAAAACATGGCGactgaaaaaattttacttgttGATTCGTTGCTATGGTAACCTAAAGGGAACTGCAACGTCACGATTAACAGTGaccttgaaaaaattaaaacgtcaaTATGACGTTTagtcaacaaatttttttattaaaattaaaattatgtaaaaataagaaagtttaTGGTAAACAATCGCATATACATAGCACAATTTGTACGTGAGATATACAAAATGTTGTTTGTTACGACGCTCTCGCGCGATTTGCCTTCAATGGGGCCATAATTGATAACTCGAAAAATCCCGGGGCACACGTCGCATTGTGTGTAAAACCTGCCATAGTATCGACGCCGTTTCAAATATGAATATAAATTGCTTTCGACCATCctacaacattttattttccttcCCATCTCATCTCAACAACAACGTTCACTtacactatttttatttttcttattagatTGAGAGATGTTTTTACCACGCGAAAGTTTTAAACGTAAACACGCTAAATTAAACAGAAACTCTAAATAACTAATCAAGGACGATCAAATCGCAGTTGATGTTCATTctcatttataaaataacacaaTTCATTCAGAATTTCACGAAATCAATCCTCCAGAAAATCCTTGTAGTTATTATTCGAGTGGCAATTTTTAACGCACGCGATGTGCCGGcgcttatttattttcatttaattgaattttacaCAGAAGACAACCAATTTAGAGATAACTTGTACtagatttaatttgattttattgtcTTTTCCAGATTTGCGAAACCAAACGGAGTTATCGAAATGTTTTGATTGAAAAGAAATATGtttgataatataataaataaaataacgagTCCTTCGAGTGGTCGAAGACGATATACATATCATTGCCCGGAAGTGCACTCTGATCCAGAAGATAGCGAACCGATAACGCCCCGAAAACCGAGATTGTTGGAAAGAAAGAAACGAGGTCGAAGAGGAAGCGAGGGTTTACGCCAAGCGAGGAGTTTAGGGAGATTGGACGGACTCAAAGAGGTAAGTGAATGAACTCGGTTTGagttagtaatttttaatagaatgAGAGGAAGTAAGGTTCGTTGGATAACCTAACAATATAAGTATAAACAACCAACCGAGTCGACCTTTTTAACCCATTGTTTCATTGCGAATCGCaacgataaaaaaataatattttaataaaatcaaaattgacgtttaaaaaaaagtgaggttacatttttaaaagtgaggttaagttgATTTATTgactttaatgtttttttaaaaccgTCATTGCGATTGAGAAGAAAACGAGAAACCCGCATCGCAAACTCGTATATAACTTACTTACCTAATAGGTACCATACAGAGACGgggaaatttcaaattcaaattgaagAAGACTACGACGACCGTCCGGCGCCTCTGCTTCGTTTCAAAAACGAAACacgcaaaaaagaaaaagttaaagcGAATAAAACGAATCTGTATGCTTTATATTTCGCGTCTCTTAGAATTTTCTAGTTTATGGTAAAATTTTCTCCTCGCATAAAAGAAAAGAGGGACATACCTGGTAGTAGTAGTCGTTGTTGTTGACACATTTTCCATttactttcttctttttctcgcgataaattcaaaaattttttatgaaagaaaaagaattacgCGGAATAAAGCGAATAAACGACTACGTTTTGCGTACAATGGCTTAACGGAACGGTGCAATTTCTTCGCGGACGTCGCCTATTAATCTACAATTGAAATGGGGTCCGGGTTGTAATAAAATCTTCTTATTTACATTTTCACTAAACATAAACGATTCTAATAACTTTCTTAACTAAAATTGTTTAGCAATTTTACCCGTGCGACTACATCAACAAACTATTACTCTTGTTTTTCTATCTACTTTACAAGCTGATATCTTCCTCGTCTTTAGAGATAGTGGAATATTATTAGTTACTGATTTTATGTAGTTGTTTATTCGGCGTGTTTTATGGTCGACGtcgatagatattgaccggACAAAACCCGGGTTTAGATAGCCCAAGGTGTGTTCTTTCCAAattgataaagtttttttttaaattcaattccATAACGGCTGTACACGGACTTgaagtttgataattttgaggtGTATTCGAAACACGGCGAcattctctatttttttcgCTGTGAATATCAAGATATCGACAGGACAAAACCCGGTTTTAGATGAAGGAAAAATCAGAGTTTCTCGTGGTGTATTTAATATTCCGCTTGTAAAGCAGATAGAAAAAGAAGGGTATAATAGTTTGTTGCTGTCAAGCAATTTTGACGCTTCATTATTACAAcacgtaaaaaaaataattttttataacctaacttttttcagtattgaattaaaatttttttttcttaacaaagCTCCTGAGCGTGTGTCATACAAATGGCACGCGTATCTCTTTTCCAAGAACCACGGAGCTGTTATTAAAGCCTTCGAACGGTTCAggtaaaaattctttttatatttttttaatcgaaaaaaattaaaaatcttccTTTAAGTTccctttttttgtaatttctccATTtcctgtttttattttaattcgcATCCGTTTTAGCTCGCGTTTAAATCCTGGAAACGCTTAGCTTCGTttgtaaatgaaataattttccaCCAATTATCGTTATTATTCTAGAGCACGCAATTTGAAATGGGGGTTTCCGTAATTATTCTTTTCCCTTTGTAACGAGgcttaaaataaatcttatggGAACTCgaataagtaaaaataaatccaaGAAAAGGTCACCACCCGCTGttaaaacaatgttttttcttaaaataaaattacacgCCAAAAATTTGTCAGGTGATGCATCATAACTTGTCTCGGAAATGACCTGGACAtcttttaacgattttattgctccttttataatgattttaaacctgaaaatTTTTGGGATTGATTTACAACGttcattttttcattgaaattgTTACTTAGACGTATATTTAccgtgtgtgtgtgtgtgtgtctATGGGGATAGAACGACCTTCTCTGGGACACCTGCGGATGGCTTCGTGACTCACGATTTATCCATTACAAGGTAACATCTTTATTGCGGTCTATTGTCGAGTTGTGAACACACCGGTTCTTTCTCTTTCTCCCGGATTTAttcaatgaatttttgatttttacgttaaaaaattaataaattaattaaaacgtatttataggttaaaactttttacatttcattTGTGGCGTTTATTTTGTTAGGATAcgttctaaaatttaaatttcataaaaatttcagGTTTTATTCtgataaacgtcaatttaacctcaaaaaattcttCACCATTTAAGTTATTTTCTAAGAATTGGGCGTATTATTTTAGGACGAAACGTGCCCGGAAATATCGTAAAGTAAATTTACAAGATCACGTTTCTTATTGTTCACTTTTCTGTTTTAACTTTCCAAGAAGTTTAGAAATGTTAGTTAAAAAGATTcgaatttaattctttttgttgaGGAATCGCTTCTTTCTTCGAAAGAAAGAAATGTTAAATGGGGGAATAAGAGAAGTCGAGGTGTTAACCTCGGAGCGAGAACCCAATAAATCAGACGGATTGCGCGGAGAGCCTGGGCTGGGTTGTGAAACGCAATATTTTTCGGCGTGAAGTGTAACCTGTAGCAAGGCAGCAGCCTAACGGATCGCTACATTCCTGCAACGGAGAGGCGCAGGActcaaaacgttttaaatcCAATAAAACCAAAACGAAAACGTTCAATTTCAAAGCAGGAAGGCggatttaattgtaaaaacaaGCCTTTTCTAACACAATTTTATTGTGTCATCGTTGAAACTTGGAAGAGAAAGTTTTCATCTAAAACGAATCTTACTCGTGTCTCGTCTTGAGAGATATCTCTTCGTCTCCCTTTTCTCCTGCATCTCTCGCGCATCATAATGTCCTGGAGTGCATCGGCCAAAAGCCAATAAAACCTGGGTTCGGTCACGTAGGCCACAAAACCCGAGGGTCCCCATCGAAAAACATTTCAACGACGAGATTAGGAGACTCAAAAGAATctgttttgtaaatttaaattagcataAAAATAGTCTAATAAATAAGCATATTTttcttacaaatttttaatttaaaataattataattaactcaaatgcttgttattttattcattaaaaaccaatttaaattgaaaagaaaaaagttaggttatgatGTGATtgacaacttaaaaaaaaataaataaccgTCATTCTTTGacaacctcaaaaataatttttaaattatcacatatatatcaaaaaaagattttaaaacgattaagataaaaagtaATCTCGTACATTTCCTCCTTTTCATATCTCGAGGAAAGATTTCTTCaggtaaagagaaaaaaatcgcATCAGGAAGTGTTCGAGACTCTTTTCAAAGCGTTCTCGTCGCCGTTTTACTTAACCCAAACCCcaaaaaaacaatgtaaaaGGTATCTTTCAATTGAAAACGTTGTCTGGAGTCCAACATCCGGAAATAGTTaatctttttctaaatatttttcatcgaGGACTTCCCCATGTTCTCAAAATTGTGCGCGCGTCTcgtcaaaacaaattttaaattacggggaataagttaattttcttatttcggTCCCGATTTTATGGACCTGTTTATTATCGGTTTTCGCTTTGATAAAAACATCGTGTTTCGATACTTCGCTTCCGGGAACGCTCCCGAAAAACTTTACCTGGTGGTGGGGGACTCCAAGATTACTCCTAAATCCCTATAACTGCTCCCGAAAAACTAGCGCCCGGTCAGTAGCACTCAGTTTATTACCTGATGAgcaagaactaaaaaaaaagttttttttggttatgtCAATAAAGTAAAATGTGTATCGTGGGGTgtattggaaaaaattgtcgtGTACGAttaaataaacgaaattatGGAAGTACCAGAAGTTTAGATGCTTGCCTTTCCGACGAAGATAATAACAAAAgtattaaagatattttatcgAAATGGATTTTGAAggtaattcattttaaatcttaatttatgacaactttaaaaaataaaaattaccaacgtgtaataaaatgtgtcaataaaaaaattactaaattaatttatttaaattaatcaagattatttatattaatcgaaattatttaattttaaatgctttttatttttgaaatttgatcCCCTAGAGACATCTGGGGTTTTCCCCCTTTAATATAACACATGTTCTGCACCTGTTTTTATCAAAGATAGACccaaaaaaaactgtttaaaagaaatttgaataaatttctgtttttattattattattattacatttttaatttattgagaCGAAAGAGAAAGACAAGAGTAAGTAGAAGAAACAAGGTGTGCCTTGTTGCCAGTGAAAGTTGCTTTATTTTAGCCTAAGGCTGGCAAATAATCGTTTCAAAGAATTACGTTCAATTTCTCCtctataaaaagaaaaataaataaataaaaaataaataaattaatttaattttcgaaCGTGTATTCATTTATAATCGTTTTTTTCGAACGTACCCTCAACAACTATAAGTCACAATAACACACAAAgaatcctaacctcaaattatttaaagccagttaaaatcaaaacaataacagaaaaataaagattaagaAAATGGGACTCGTTTTGTAATCCTTTTATTCGATTCTTCGTTTAAAAACGAGTTTCGTCCACTGATTactacaattattattataccgTGTGGGCAATTATCTCTTAGAATAATCGACGccttcaaaaagaaaaaattcacgcagcatatttcttttttattgttccGTTGATAAAACGTCGCGACGATAACCGGATCCAGTTAATTCTTAAGTTATTGGTCAATAAAACCTCTCAGTTCTAGATATgcaaagtaaaaactttttttaatgaaataaaacatttttgttttaggcCGAAAAACTTGCTGATTATGGGAAATTACTCGGTGGATCCCAACCGTCTTTGGACGGGAGAAGAAAAGACCTCGATAGGATACAGGAATTATTTCCGCAAGATTATTTGTCCTTACACACGACGGAAATTAATTCGTGTTCGATGGTGAGTTATtctaacaataattttttgaaataataataataatttgtggTTTTAGAAAACGAAATCGTTCcgaaaaaaatctttcgtCGACCTCCAATCATCCGAAAATCTACTTTCAACATCCCCAAGCAATCGAATATTTTTAGTCGAAGCACCTTGCGCTTTATCTTCACCTCATATGCTAATGGCCGCTAAACCaagacatttatttttattttccgaCTTACTTTTAGTTGCTAAACCACGAA from Onthophagus taurus isolate NC chromosome 5, IU_Otau_3.0, whole genome shotgun sequence harbors:
- the LOC111426250 gene encoding uncharacterized protein, coding for MCPVDSMALANKKNLVDKSKLVSELHRINKEERTDIRLLNNAKQRFKNRYNKLDSFGGTEKSSNDDPSDVVMYETHTPGFCYRRNGECRSTQSSIKNTALGYNDIHGMVFSDDEVDIDKILCLLLLRAHSTETLSAPSKNEKPGKILQRDQSPLERLVERSKKKYVEDKMIKMLPIHVLTVNRGKSNDVIRDGRLAARLIINDKLNQLIKSVMMALDNSNSDKLKELIAKAHNNDYLKHLICHPDMQDFINSLNGFNVVSCCESFQMTPPFKCIPIEIKIKTATGYVESLVNQIRRNIFKLPINCCWEKGGNNFFQLYYNPLECPKRTETIDGNEKEIFSERLDETQKQSSSFGTTSNLLSRPQSSAGRSSITGRTESMESIDDENNKINEKRRKYKNPGNINKMNLDEVAAYITKKANNAIQKDLKNLQQIIFPIQQDQENIQEELSNFQFIPPKEEIKYGKKRKQYSLKQTTCPACCEKWKVPLPPPKSSVIKKNVLQKQDVAPSDSSHHLSMVLERELQFWNQYNTKSSRSIISASMKIAPKRFYRANVIEIIDLDELDLAKIRQQIRERETGKKLQQFLTH